The genomic region CATTTAATTTATCACTGATTTGATATTTGAAACGTGCCGAGTCTAATGCACCACCCATTCCAATGATTCGATTCTTTGGAAGGCCACTCGTTTTCAATGCTAGATAGGTCATAGTATCCATCGGATTGGAAACAATGAGGATAATGATTTCTGGAGAGTGTTTAATCAGGTTTTCCACGACCGATTTAACGATTCCTGCATTCGTTCCGATAAGCTCTTCACGCGTCATACCAGGTTTACGAGGAATTCCGGAAGTAATAACGGCTACAGCGGAGCCTGCCGTCGCTTGATAATCATTCGTAACACCTTTGATATGCGATTCGAAGCCTAATAAAGCAGCGGTTTGCATCATATCTTGTGCTTTACCTTCTGCGAAGCCTTCTTTAATATCAAGCAGCACAATTTCTTCTGCTACATTGCGTCTTACCAGATTGTCTGCGGTCGTTGCGCCAACTGCGCCTGCACCAACAACGGTTATTTTCATAGTATTGGGGTTTGTATTTACCCTTAAATGTAATAAATTTTATCGTGAATCACTTGTAAAATCCCCTTAAAATTTCGAATAATGCGCTATGTCACAACTTGATTGGTGATTCTTTCCACTAGAATGGATAGCCGATCGCCAGGTTGAATACTAAGTTATCCCGGCGCCAATCACGCTCACGTATATCGATATACTTGAACACCCAACGGTCCCCTTTATCGCGATATGGAACACGGAACGGAATCGCAAAATCTGTCCGTATAACTAAGAAATCTAAATCTACCCGCAATCCGACACCGCCACCAACAGCAAGCTCCGATAAAAATGCTTTACTGAATTTACCGCCCGGTTTGTTCTCATCCTCACGCTGTAACCACACATTTCCGGCATCGACAAAGGCCGCCCAATGGAACATCCCTGCAATTTTTGAACGGTATTCTGTATTTAACTCCAGCTTTAAGTCTCCCGTTTGATCAGCGAAGAAATTGTCCTCTCCGATATTTTCGGGAAGGGACGATCCTGGACCTACTGAACGTGCTCTAAACGCACGTAAACCATTAGGACCACCCGTATAATATTGTTTCAGATAAGGTAGGGAACGGGAGTTACCATAAGAGTAACTTGTTCCAATCATAATGCGGGATGCTAATTGGGAAGATGCCGAAAGCTTCATATAATGACGTAAGTCAGCCTCTGCCTTCACAAATTGTGAATACGCCGTTCCGAATAATTCTTTGATATTGCCTTCTTTGTAGTCTGCCCCTTGTATTAACCCCAATATATTCCCTGACGTATTTAAGCCGGCTTTCGCATAGAAAGTGTGCTTTTTATCCTCCATGGTATTGGTGAAGGTATAGGTATAGTTAGGACCGAATGAGAATTGTGGATCAACGATGTGGCGTAGGGTAGGAACAGTATCCATTTGCGCCCTATATTCATCGGAGATCCCGCGAGGCTGTACATAGATAATCTCTGCAAGCGTTAAATTATGTTCTTTCTGTTCGTTCTCCTTCCATGCATATCCGAAGTTCGTCGTAAAAGAATTTAATGTATAGGCCGTTCTTCTGTTCAGGAATTCATATCCAACCTTTAAGAAGGTTCTAGGGATATATCGTCGTCCTGGTGCCCATTTGTAGGGTGAAAGTAATCTTGGCCAGTTAATTGAAACCTCAGTACCGTAGCGGATATAGCTGGAATTCAAATTAACATTACCACCGGTTTGCGTTTCATATCCACCGAAAACGGAAAGTGTCACCGTTTCAAAACCTTTGAAAGCATTTTTAAAGGTCCAATTGATATTGGCTTCCGTACCATTATATACTGCAGCAGTCTTTGCAATCAATTCTAAGCGCAGAGCTCTTCGCTGCATTGGTGTCAGATAATAATAAACGTCGAGCGTATTGGTTGAGTCCGGACTATCAACAAAATCGTTCTTCACAAACTTAAATGCATTTAAGTTAACCAAGTGGTTGATTGTTTGTTGATGCTCCCAACGATTATATAATTTTCCGGGCTCCAAAAAGATGTGATTTGCCAATACCTTCTTACGAAAGCGATTCTCACGATCGATGATGTAATACTTACCATCGTATTTTTCTGTGCCGCGAGGAATACGTCGTCTGTTTGAACCTGTTGTTTCCCGGTAATTAGGAAAGATATAGATATTGCCAATCTTTTGCGGTGTCTTCGCCTTTTCAGGCGTCTCCGGTTTGATCGTCATGAACATATCCACTTTATTATTCCCTATGGTACTATCCACTTCCACTAAGAAATTGTCGTCGCTAAAGTAGTAATAGCCTTTGTGCTTAAGATCATTATCAATACGTTCTCGCTCTGCTAGGATAACATCTAAGTTGTAATTATTCCCGGGTTTTAAAAAAGTCTGGTCTTTCGAGTCATGAATGGAACGCCCAATTTGTGTTGTACTGTCAATATCAAACTCTGTCTTATTAATCCGATAAATTTTACCAGGAAAGGCATCGTATCGAACCGTAGCAAATTTGCCATCGATCAAAGTATCCGAGGTAACGCGTGCTTGAAAGAAACCGAGGTTCTCCATCTTACCACGTAGGAGGTTCTGATTGTATTCACGATTGACATCGCTTAACAATACCGGTTCTTCACCGTTGCGCTTTAACCATTTGCGCACAAAGTTATTTGTCGAATCCGGACCACCGCCCATATTCCACATCCCTAATTTGAAGTAAATGCCAGCAAACTTCTTATTCGGTTTCGGCATAAGCGACGATTCTAAAAAGGTTTCAAACCCTTCTCGGCGCTCATCTGAAATAGAGTCATGATGAATGACTACATCACCTTCCTTATACAGCTTTTCGTTCTCTGCAACATATTTAGTGGGGTTACAACTGCTAAGCAATAACCCTAAAAAGCAAGGTAATATTAGTTTATTTCTCATTGGATTCCCCTTCCTCTTCTTCATTTTTTATCGCAGCTTTCTTCGGCTCGGTTACTTTGCTGGTATCAGGCAAATTCCTCGTGCTGTCTTTTTGTTCTTGTTGTTTTTTCAATTCCTCTTGTTGTTCGCGCTCGATGCGTTTTCTGTATTCAGGGCTGTGCGTCATTAAACTATCGCGAATAACCATACGAACACTATCACGATAAACTGAATCCGTATCCATACGTTCAACGTCAAATCGTTTTCTAAATCCTCGGCTGTCCGTATTGTAAGCCGCAATCGCTTTCGAGCTCATAAACAATTCTCTAAATCTGTCATAGCTCATGTTGATGATAAAACCGATACCGGTTTCAACAAATTGCCCTTGTAGGGTAGCCTGATATTGATTCTTACGATACACGCGCGCAAAATAGCGACCGTCTTTCGATAACTGATAATCAAGAGAGATATCACCCGCAATATTGGTTGCTTTTTCTCCTGGTCTAGAGTTTCCTTCCACCTCGAAGTTTGAGCCAATCGTAATCTTCAATCGATCATCAAATAACATTTTCGAGATACCGACATTCAAATCCGTACGCGTTTGCGCGGACCCTGTCAAGTAGTCTTCCTCCGAATTTAAGTTGAAATCTAATTCCACCCCTTTAATCAGATCGGATGCTAGATTATTCAATTGACTCGTTAAGAAAGAACTCACGGTACTTCTGGCTAATGATTCCGCGCCACCTCCCGATAAACTCTCAAATGGATTACTAGACATAAAGCGACCTAGCGCAATCAGCGAGAAAACCTGCTTGTTAAGCTCTGCTGGATCTTCACGTATGTTGGCTAAGGCAATATTTACCTTGCTGATGACATCTTGTGAAGCTACTGCATTATTTTCATCCACATCGATATCAAAGTTGATTTGTGGCTTGAACAATTCACCCGTCAAGATCAACTTCACGTTAAAAGGAATACGTTGTTTATAAAGATTCTGACTCTCTGCGCCAATTTGATTTTGAACTAGCTCTAATGTCGCGAATTTGCCAGAATAAAGGGCTGTGATATTCAGTCGGGCATCAAGTGGATCGCCATTCCATGTGATGGTACTACCTTTCTGGAACCTAAAGTCTTTCGATATCGGGCCGAATGAAAAAGTATAATTACCATCTTCTACCGTGAAAGTTCCAGACATTGTAATCTTATCGTTGGCATCAATAGTGGTATTGATCTCAGCGATACCTTGAATATTCAATGCATCCTGTGTTCCTTCATCGAGGATAATTTTGAACTTAGCGTCCGGATCGGTACTTAAGTTCAATGCAATGTCATAGCCCGATAGGGTAGTTGCCGTCGTCATGGAGTCCAGCTTAGCAAATACGTTAGCACGGGCCGTGTCGCTCTTATCCACGAACTTAACCACTCCATCACGCTGCGTTACTCCAGGATCGTCATTCGGTACGATAAAGTTAAAATCCGTACGATCATTAGCCTTCACATTACCGTCGATCCTAGGCTTATTTAAGTCTCCAGTGATACGCAGATTCGATGTGATGTACATTTTTCCGAAAAACATATCGTTGTCTTCACGCGTCGAATTCATGACTTCGAAATCATCGGTTGTCAGGTTCAAATTAAACACAAAGTCCGTATAAGTGGATGTTCTGATCGATCCATTCAAACGAGCAACATTGTTTCTCGAATCTACTAAGTTAAATTGACGGAAAGTAATGCCCTGATCGTTAAAGTAAATCTTCTGATTATCAATCTTCATGTTAGAGTTCAACATCGAGGCATTAATAATCGCGTCGTTGAAGGTCAAATCACCATTTATTCGCGGTGCAGCCGTCGTACCGGTTATTTTCAAAGTTCCTGACAAGTCGCCTTGTGATCCCTTAAGCTGCCCCATACTGAAGGCTTCAATCGTTTTGATGGTCATTGGTTTAAGATCCAAGGTGGCATCGATTTGCATATCGCCTTCCGCAGGGATGATGACATCAGCAATCAATTGAACATCATTTCCATTCTCCGTAATTCGAACGTCCGCGGAGTAAGTGTTCTCTTTGATGTTATTTACCTTCAGCATCACATTACCAATCGTATCTTTTCCGAAGAAGAACTTTTCAATATTCAAGTCGGATACGAAAACAGGATTTGCTTCCAACCGTGAAACCGTTGCTGTACCGTTGATCCCACCGCCTAATGTCAGGTTTTCCGAATTCAACATCCGCGTAATGGTTTCAATACGGAAGTTATTAAAGGTTAAATCGATAGGGGAATTCAGTGTCGAGTCTTTCGATTGAATAATCATCTCCTGACCATCTTTAGAAAGATGGAAATTATTCGCTCGAATGCCTGCGCTTCCGAAGGTCAATAAGTTGTTCGGATTGATGCCCCATTTCTCATAGTTCAGCATCAAGCCGTCTTCTTTTAACGAGAAATTGTAATTATTGGCATCCACCGACATATTAGCACCCAAATGGTACTGTTCTTTATCTTCTTTATCTTTTATCCAAAGACCTAGGTCAACATTGTTTTCTACGACATTCCCACTCAGTACCGTATTGCGCAACTCTACACCACTAACTTTGATATGTTCAATCAAGGCATTATAGTACATTGTGCTGTCGACGGTAATAATATCCATACCGATATTCTCCACCTCCGTACCATCGTACATCACTTTAGGAGCGAGCAGTTTTGCCATCAAGGCTTTATCCTCGCTATTAAATGTTCCGTCTAAGGTTACATCTTGTAACTCCTCTAATGCCGGGAAAAATTCTCGGATAATCCGCGCATTGTTCAAGCGAGCACTAAATTCAAATTGCTGTGGCGAGTAGACAAGCGGAGTTTGATTATTGGAAGGATTGTAATAGGTTCTGATGATATCCTGGACCGATGCGCCTAACTCCGTCAACTTATACTTACCAGCAAGATGCGCATTCAAGAACTCGGAACTTAAAATCAGAATATTTCTACCCGTATCAGCCTGAGCGGTTAACGCTACGGTATCCAACACATAGCGATCATCATTATAGGCGATAGACGAATTGGCGATCTGTAAGGAACCATTTAAATGATCTAAGTCAAATGTCTCGAAGTCGGCGATGATTTTTCCGTGATAACGTAGGTTTTCATCCATCAACTTCAGGTTCTTGAGGTTGATGCTATCGATCATCATCTCGGCGTAAAGCCTAGGATATTGGCCTTGCATATTTGCCTGAATGCTCGCATTTAGTTGAACGTTCGGGTCAGGACTGTGTAAATTAGCCGATATATCCCCGCGATTTGCGGTAAAGTCAAAATCAATATCCCGGTATCCATAGCCCATTGCATCGAAACGCTTTAAGGTTCCGGTCGCATCAGCAATCATCGTCTTAGGATTCAAGCCAGTTCCCTTCACCTGCGCCTGGGCAGCAATATAACCTAAAACGGAATCTTGCTTTAAGAACTCACCCAAATTGAAATTATCTACCGATACAAAAGCATTGTAAGTCGTATCTCTACCCATGTTCAGGGTTCCATTGACTGTAGCATTTCCCTGTTCTGTAACTAACTTTAAATCAGTGTCAAAGCCACGCATTCCACCTTTGAACGTACCAACCAAACTAATATTCCTCGGCAATTGTATACTGTCGGGCAATAGGGAAGGGGCAATCAGTCGGTTCAGGTCGGCACGGCTAGTCGTCAATTTCCGTATATCCAGATCCAGATACATCTTGTTCATATCGGGAAGTCCTTTGATATGCGCTGAGGCGATAAGATGCGTGTTATTCAAGGTTTTAAATTCGACTTTTGGAATTCTCAAATCGTTCAGTTTGCCTAATACTTTTCCATCGATATAGAATTTCTTGTTCATCAAAGGCTTCATGGTTTCCTCTTTCTCGAGGTCAGGAGCCAAATAGCGGATATCGCGCATATCGATTTGCGTCTTCTTCAGGGTCGCTTCAATAGTAACATTGCTCGGGTTTTCCGAAACAGCCGCTAATGAAGGGTAAGAGACTTTGATGTTATCTCGGATGATGGAATTCGGTGTTTCGATCAAGAAATCTTTAACGATTGCCCCGGTGTTTGTATAAACGAAATCACCTTTCAATTGCCTTAGTTCAAATCCTGAATGATCCTTTACAGCAAGATTTGCTAAATTTCCGGAAATGGAATCAGCAGAATAGTAGACATTATCCATCGCACCGGCAAGGTCGGTCAACTTCAAGTTAAAGTAATCCAGTCCCTTCATTCTCGGTTGGTTATCATCTCTAAACCAAACGTTTGTTCTGGCGATGCCAATTTTGTCAACTGATACAATCCAGTTGACAGAACTGCTGTCAGCACTATTAGATTCTGGTTTCGGAGCCGATTTCCCAAGAAATACCTCTGATTCGGAGTCTGTTAATTTTACCTCTTTCAGTTTGACCAACTCTTTGTTTAGATCAATCTGATCTACGTTCGCGATCAGTTCTTTGATGGTAAACTTGGTGTTGATGTTCGATGCCTCGTCATCGTACTGTATATAAATATTCTTCAGGCCAAGTACTTCCGTCGCCAGATTTGGCAAAAGCGAAGTTGCTTCCACACTGGGGTCATTGATCCCAAAGTCGGAGGCATCTGGAGCTTCCTCTTCCGAAACAACCTGCCATTGCTTAATCCTCGCCTGCAAACCGTCGATATTGATCTTCGGCATGTTGAATGTCATATTCTTGGTGAGGTCAAATGTTTTAATGCGAGTATCGAAATGGTTAAGATAAAGATCGGCTGATGTGCCAATCACATCATCTTTGTATACAAATTTAATCCGTTCAAACAGTACCTTATCGATATCGAAAGTTAATGCGGATGTGGAATCCGCTGTTGCTGTACTTTCTTTTTCCGTCGCAAAAGCTCCGACGATATAACTGAAGTTGAAGGTGCTGTCTGGTAGTTTACGATTGATTTTCGCGGTAATCCCTTTCAACTCAAGCTCTTCAATCTCTACCGTGTTCTTCAGTAATTTGAACATGTTGATATCCACGAGCAGCTGCTCGCCGGCGATCAATGTATCCTTAGACTGATCTGCAAAAAAAACATTTTCTAAGACTAGTTTTTTAGGAAAGGTAATATTAATATGGCCGATATCTACCTGCGTACCGATCTTATTTTCCAAGTAGTTCGTGACCTTGCCAACAATATAGTTTTGTACAGCGGGTAACCTGACGAGGAAAATAACCAGTAATAGCAAAGCGATGATGGAACCAATTATCCATAAGAAAGTTTTGATTGCAATACGGCCGAATTTATTCAAAGCTGGAGTTCTCTTGTTTTGTGATTATCTTTTTATACCTAGTATTAACATAATAAAAGGGATTTTGTTTGTTTTACGACAATTAAATAGCCCTAATATCCTTACAAATATAGCTTTTGCGAAGTAATATGTGCTAAAATATTGCTAATCAATCCGCCGGTAGAATATTCTAGTTAATTAGTATATTTATTGTTTATAACATCAATCTAAACATAACCTAATATGCAAAGGAAAACATTTATCGGAAGCCTCCTCGTGGGTGCGGCAGCAACATCCGTTTTGAACAGCTGTGCAGAACCTAAAACTAATCATACAAATATGGATACATCTCTATCAAAAGAAACGATTGTACACTCGGTGTATTTTTGGCTGAAAGAAGGCATCACAGCGGAAGAGGAAAAGGATTTCCTGAATTTCTTTGCGACGCTCGCGAAGATTGAAGGTATCAAAGAATTAAAGTATGGCAAGCCCGCCCCGACAACCCCACGCCCTGTTGTCGACAATTCCTTTTCTTATCTCCTCTTGGTTACCTTCAACAATATGGACGAAATAAATGTGTACGAGACCCATCCGGAGCACCTCGCCGCAATCGAAATCTACAAAAAATACTGGACGAAGGTAGAAGTACGAGATGCGATTCTGATGTAACGAAATGCACACCCTAATCAAACCCAAATCATAGCCCTTTCCGAACGGTTATGATTGGGGTTTGTATTGGGTTTACATTGGGTTTGAAAGGGGTTTGAGTTGTAGTTGTCTTATAGAAATAGTAGTTAGTAGTTAGTACTTAGTATTAAGACCTATGGCGGGAATAGATGTGAGATTTTAGTTGTGAGATTTGTCTTTGAACCAGGAAAGGAAGGATAAACGGATTGGCAGGATCGGGTCTAATTTCTAATGTCTGATATCTAAAATCTCATATCTAACATCTAGGTGTAAGACCATAGGTCGTACTAACTACCAGGAAAGGAAGGATAAAAGGATTGGCAGGATCGGGTCTAATATCTGATATCTAAAATCTCATATCTATTCCCGCCATAGGTCTAAATACTAAGTACTAAGTACTAACTACTATAAACTAAAAGGAGATGCATTTTGCATCTCCTTTTAGTTTATTAATGTACTTCAATGTCTCTTGGACCTTCATGCTGCTCGGGGGCAGCTTCTTTTTCAGCTTCTGTTGGTTTCTCCGAACGTTCTACTGTGATTTTACACTCCGTTAGTAATGCTGCTAGTGCACCTACGGCAGCGAATATAGGTGCTAATACCACACCGATAACGCCTAGAGTCACAGGGAAGCTCATGATTTCTTTTCCTGACTTGTCGGAAATGCTGATCTTTGTAACATTACCTTCTGCAATTAATTCTTTAACTCTTTTTAATAAGTTCTCACCTGTAATAGTGAATGTTTCTTTGATTGACATATCTCTTCTTTTTATTTGATTAACAATTATTTACCTTACTTGTTTAATTTGTTACTCAAAAGTACGTGAACTTCTTAATATGTATAAATAGGAATAGGTCAAAAGAGTATAAAATTCGGTGAATTACACATTTTATTCGGTGAATACGATGGGGCTATTTCAACTCCTGAAAAAGTATCATCATTGCCATGAACAGGACAAAGTAACCGAAGAAGGGTTTAAGCTTAGCACCGTCGACCTTTTGGCTGATCCAACTTCCGAGCAGCATGCCGCCAAGTGCGATTGCTGTTATTTCGAGCAATAGCGGCCAGTGTATCTCCTCTATATTGTTGCTGCTGACGAAACCAAAAAGTGAGTTCAGTGCAATGATCAATAGGGAAGAACCGATGGCAGTCTTTACCGATAATTTATGGAAGATAATTAATGCAGGTATAATTAAAAATCCGCCGCCGGCGCCAACGAGTCCTACTAATAGTCCAATCAATAAGCCTTGAAAGATGACTTTTCCGATTCGATTATTTGTTGGATCGATGTGGTCTGATTTTTCTTTTTTCCAAATCATATTGATGGCAGCGAAAACCATCAGAACTGCAAAAAGTAACATCAGGAGCATGTCTTTATTTAGCATCCAGCCATTAATTTCGATAATATCATTCGGTATAATAGGATGTAAATAACGCCTCGCGATAAAAACGCCGAGAATGGAAGGGATTCCGAAGAATATAGACGTTCTAAAGTCCACTTGTTTTTTCAAAGTATATGGTATAATACCTGCCAAGCTGCTAACTCCGACGATAAATAGGGAGTAGGTTGTTGCCAAATAAGGATCGATGGCAAACAGATATACCATAACCGGGACAGTTAAGATACTACCACCGGCGCCAATCAACCCCAATACCAATCCGATACCTATCGCTGCTATAAATCCTAATATTTCCATTCCTTAAATAATTTGATGGTTCAAAGGTGACAGTTTCGCTTTGCTATTTTGGTTACCTTTGTTACAGAGGAAGATTACTGACCTAGAAATGATGAATGAAGAATCGATGTTAGCTGCGAATCGGTGTAACTTATGTTACCATCGGACTAGCATAGGGGCAGTACCTTTGTAAAAAAATGAAAGGAAATATGGAATTAATTTTAGGACCCTGGCCCTGGTATGTGGGTGGATCTCTTGTCGCGCTAATCATGCTGGCATTAATTTATTTAGGTAAAAGCTTTGGATTTTCATCGAACTTCAGAAATATCTGCTCGGCGCTGGGCGCTGGAAAGTCCTGCAGCTTTTTCGACTTCAATTGGAAGGCGCAAGGTTGGAACCTTCTGTTCCTCGCGGGCTCTATTATAGGGGGATATGTTGCGGCTCATTATCTTTCCGATAATCAGATTCCGGCAATTTCTGAAGATAGCATCGCCCAATTAAAGGCGATGGGATTTGAATCTGCCGGAGCGGCGTACTCACCTTCGGAGATCTTTGAGCTAATGAGTGTTAAGAACGTTCTTATTTTAGCAATTGGCGGACTATTGATCGGTTTCGGAACACGTTATGCCGGCGGCTGTACATCCGGACACGCAATTTCGGGTTTGAGTGATTTGCAATGGCCATCCTTAGTCGCGGTCATCGGATTTTTTATTGGCGGACTGGTTATGGTTCATGTATTATTCCCCTTAATCTTCTAATAAAGTCATGAGAAAAGTATTATTTATCCTTTTAGGAATATTGTTTGGTGTGGTTATGTATAAAGCGGAGGCCGCATCTTGGTTTCGCATTTATGAAATGTTCAATTTCCAATCTTTCCATATGTATGGATTTATCGGAACCGCACTTGTTGTCGGGGTTATTGCTGTGCAGCTTATAAAGCGTTCGCAAGCAAAAGATGCAGATGGGGAAAAGATTGTTATTGCAGATAAAGCCAAATCCATTCCGCGTTACCTAATCGGTGGTATCTTTTTTGGATTAGGCTGGGCTTTAGTAGGAGCCTGTCCGGGGCCAATCTTTGTTTTACTAGGCGCCGGCGTGTATCCTATGCTTATCGTTATCGCATTTGCTTTGCTAGGTACTTATTTCTATGGTTTGTTGAAGAATAAATTACCTCACTAATCTATCTTGCTGTGTAACATTTGTAACTGTCTATGCTGAATTTAAGCTATAGCTTTGTTATATTATGAAAGTTTCTATCGCCCTTCGGTTAATATTGGACGATAGCGACAAGTTTTAAACGAAATATAAATTTAAAGATGTTTTTTCAACAAGTTTACGACAAGACGCTAGCACAAGCTAGTTATTTTATAGGCTGTCAAGCAAAAAAAGTGGCAATCGTTATTGATGCGCAGCGCGATGTTGATGTCTATCTGGAAATCGCAAAGCAAAATAACATGGAGATTACGCATATCGCAGAAACGCATATTCATGCGGACTTCCTTGCCGGATCTCGTGAACTGGCGGAGTTGACAGGGGCGAAGTTATAC from Sphingobacterium sp. BN32 harbors:
- a CDS encoding DUF6691 family protein, which gives rise to MRKVLFILLGILFGVVMYKAEAASWFRIYEMFNFQSFHMYGFIGTALVVGVIAVQLIKRSQAKDADGEKIVIADKAKSIPRYLIGGIFFGLGWALVGACPGPIFVLLGAGVYPMLIVIAFALLGTYFYGLLKNKLPH